One segment of Triticum aestivum cultivar Chinese Spring chromosome 2A, IWGSC CS RefSeq v2.1, whole genome shotgun sequence DNA contains the following:
- the LOC123189317 gene encoding ferric reduction oxidase 7, chloroplastic, whose protein sequence is MTQEREPLLKQNGGAGNAAAGAKGSPAVLPSLARSVLKFLMWAVFLTWAAGIFFYPTAPVQAAFRKWADITSTEGLITGLTGTVFLFFSGPILLIAALAYVYIFAFAGDHIQKKKLRSLSFRLWTFPVLVDGPLGVVSAVEFIGIVLFIVYIVFSMTYYVVDSVSFISKAHLPPTTRSELLLALIGLRFGSVGLFCMIFLFLPVSRGSVLLRLIDIPFEHATRYHVWLGHLTMALFTLHGLCYVISWSLLGRLIEELIQWKEVGIANLAGVISLAAGLLMWVTSLHPVRKRFFELFFYTHQLYVVFVVFLVLHVGDFVFSISAGAVFLFMLDRFLRFWQSRTKVDIVSAACRPCGTVELVFSKPPSLRYNALSFIFVQVRELSFLQWHPFSVSSSPMDGRYHMSILIKVLGTWTDTLKRIITDVQEQKTRSDSDSDQSQTGRITASIEGPYGHESPYHLMYENLILVAGGIGISPFLAILSDIIHRVEQGMPCAPKNVLVLWSVKKTSELSLLLAVDAQSISSSVSDKLHLDIQAFVTQESDPPLEDGIVGDDQKSPGIFVKNGTAMSGLVGTGDNFWAAMYFAASTLGSVLAFVLVQLYYVKRYNVYAWWHLGLLLLLCMAAGIALPGGLVVLLWHLSEKRRMQDDRWDVDARAGTADAEQTTNAAGGADASAASLAALRTTRYGCRPKFHAEFAAFAERAGGAAADVGVLVCGPAGLQASVARECRSQNLRRGGAVFHFNSHSFDL, encoded by the exons ATGACCCAAGAACGGGAGCCGCTCCTGAAGCAGAACGGGGGCGCCGGCAATGCCGCCGCCGGGGCGAAGGGCTCCCCTGCCGTGCTGCCGTCGCTGGCCAGGTCCGTGCTCAAGTTCCTCATGTGGGCGGTGTTCCTCACCTGGGCCGCGGGGATCTTCTTCTACCCGACCGCGCCCGTGCAGGCGGCGTTCCGCAAGTGGGCGGACATCACCAGCACGGAGGGCCTGATCACCGGCCTCACCG GGACCGTTTTTCTATTCTTCAGCGGGCCGATTCTGTTAATTGCAGCTCTGGCATATGTGTACATCTTCGCCTTCGCGGGTGATCACATCCA AAAGAAGAAGCTGAGGTCACTGAGTTTCCGACTCTGGACTTTTCCGGTTCTTGTTGATGGTCCGCTTGGTGTTGTTTCCGCTGTTGAGTTTATCGGGATCGTCTTGTTCATCGTCTATATTGTCTTCTCGATGACCTATTATGTTGTAGACAGTGTGAGCTTCATCTCCAAAGCGCACTTGCCCCCAACTACTCGCAG TGAGTTGTTACTGGCTCTCATAGGCCTCCGTTTCGGATCAGTTGGCTTGTTTTGCATGATCTTCCTGTTCCTGCCTGTCTCAAGGGGTTCAGTTCTTCTCCGGCTTATTGACATTCCATTTGAGCATGCTACTAGATACCATGTCTGGTTGGGGCATCTCACAATGGCTCTCTTTACGCTGCACGGATTGTGTTATGTGATCTCATGGTCCCTCCTGGGGCGCCTAATTGAAGAA CTGATCCAATGGAAAGAAGTCGGAATAGCAAACTTAGCCGGCGTGATCAGCTTGGCGGCTGGTCTGCTGATGTGGGTGACATCGCTTCACCCGGTACGTAAGAGGTTCTTCGAGCTCTTCTTCTACACCCATCAGCTATACGTGGTCTTCGTGGTGTTCTTGGTGCTCCACGTCGGCGACTTCGTCTTCAGCATCTCAGCCGGCGCTGTCTTCCTTTTCATGCTGGACCGCTTCCTGAGGTTCTGGCAATCCAGGACCAAAGTAGACATCGTTTCTGCGGCCTGCCGGCCATGCGGAACGGTGGAGCTAGTCTTCTCAAAGCCACCAA GTCTTCGGTACAATGCTCTCAGTTTCATCTTTGTTCAAGTGCGTGAGCTGTCGTTCTTGCAGTGGCACCCATTCAGCGTGTCCTCCAGCCCCATGGATGGGAGGTACCACATGTCGATCCTCATAAAGGTTCTTGGCACATGGACTGACACACTGAAGCGCATCATCACTGATGTCCAAGAGCAGAAGACAAGAAGCGACTCTGACTCTGATCAGTCGCAAACAGGTCGCATTACCGCCTCCATCGAAGGGCCATATGGGCACGAATCACCCTACCACCTGAT GTATGAGAATCTCATCCTGGTGGCAGGAGGCATTGGCATCTCGCCATTCTTGGCGATTTTGAGCGACATAATCCACAGGGTCGAGCAAGGTATGCCATGCGCGCCCAAGAATGTATTGGTTCTATGGTCAGTTAAGAAGACCTCGGAGCTATCTCTCCTGTTGGCCGTCGATGCTCAGTCCATCAGCTCATCAGTCTCTGACAAGCTGCATCTGGACATCCAAGCCTTTGTGACGCAGGAGTCCGATCCTCCATTG GAAGATGGCATTGTTGGGGATGACCAGAAATCCCCCGGCATATTCGTCAAGAACGGGACGGCCATGTCCGGGCTGGTGGGCACCGGGGACAACTTCTGGGCGGCCATGTACTTCGCGGCTTCCACCCTGGGCTCCGTCCTGGCGTTCGTGCTGGTGCAGCTGTACTACGTGAAGCGGTACAACGTGTACGCCTGGTGGCACctgggcctcctcctcctgctgtgcATGGCAGCCGGCATCGCGCTCCCCGGCGGGCTCGTCGTCCTCCTCTGGCACCTCTCGGAGAAGCGGAGGATGCAGGACGACAGGTGGGACGTCGACGCCCGTGCCGGTACGGCGGACGCCGAACAGACAACGAACGCGGCTGGTGGAGCCGACGCCTCCGCGGCCAGCCTCGCCGCCCTGCGGACGACGCGGTACGGGTGCCGGCCAAAATTCCATG CGGAATTCGCGGCGTTCGCGGAGCGGGCCGGGGGCGCGGCGGCCGACGTCGGCGTGCTGGTGTGCGGGCCGGCGGGGCTGCAGGCCAGCGTGGCCAGGGAGTGCAGGTCGCAGAACCTTCGCCGCGGCGGCGCCGTGTTCCATTTCAACAGCCACAGCTTCGACCTCTAG